The following proteins are co-located in the Nerophis ophidion isolate RoL-2023_Sa linkage group LG04, RoL_Noph_v1.0, whole genome shotgun sequence genome:
- the lrrc32 gene encoding transforming growth factor beta activator LRRC32: MATFPLLLPLIMVCMASAARPPRHRPPCRTVQMSVVVCSDLSLTSAPFNLPPGVQTLDLSHNQVQNLTLETLAYRTDLRHLNLNSNKILFIQPGLFENMTDLKVLDLAGNHLNVFALSKNKIGTLTAVETLDLSSNGLYTGMSDFLIADSPSLLELSLNSNSITKIAQNTFRGALSLRKVSLHNNVILEIEDGAFDSLDHLTELDLSKNSITCITDFNLSRLKVLNLNQNSIEIFQSTRSTDLYDLLFLDLSENKLARFPLLPANNTIRHLDLSRNQLQSINMTDMPEMKTHVVLNHLRYLDLSYNQLKDTPQSFFHTMTSLEVLNVSNNCIDSFSIDDKNLLPAVTIINLNYNSLQRLSFGEATLQSLRQLLLQGNDLSTLEQETFKTFPSLNLLQLQENNLKVCPSDTKLSPSDPNHIHRPDCVSFSFIPSLKSLYLSQNNLNSLPLRAFAGTRLSLLDLSLNPGLEMHPDSLSGLEHTLIHLFLRENNISKLNTDISSLTSLKLVDLSTNQLTSLPTLTSESSIETLNLQNNSLVTLEHSTMVALERSLKTLYVGSNPLNCCSNLGFLYLVQHSAVVVPDIETVTCLLQEDSEPINIKNVNREMCHRPKKASYIFGIVVIVLFTMITLGLLVKYCKSRKRKRIRRFSV, from the coding sequence GTCCAGATGAGTGTGGTCGTCTGCAGTGATCTGAGCCTTACCAGCGCCCCCTTCAACCTCCCCCCGGGCGTTCAAACGCTGGACCTCTCGCACAACCAGGTGCAGAACCTCACCCTGGAAACCCTGGCGTATCGAACGGACCTCCGTCACCTCAACCTCAACTCAAACAAGATCCTCTTCATCCAGCCCGGACTCTTTGAAAACATGACTGATCTTAAAGTCCTGGATCTGGCCGGTAATCACCTGAACGTCTTCGCACTCTCTAAAAACAAAATTGGGACTCTCACAGCCGTGGAGACTCTTGATCTGTCGAGCAACGGGTTGTACACCGGGATGTCCGATTTTTTAATCGCGGACTCGCCGTCACTGCTGGAGCTGTCCTTGAACAGTAACAGCATCACCAAAATAGCACAAAACACTTTCAGGGGAGCTTTGTCCTTGAGGAAAGTTAGCCTCCACAACAACGTCATTTTAGAGATCGAAGACGGCGCCTTCGACTCTCTGGATCATCTCACTGAGCTCGACTTGTCCAAAAACTCCATCACGTGTATCACGGACTTCAACCTGAGTCGGTTAAAAGTGTTAAACCTCAACCAGAACAGTATTGAGATTTTCCAGAGCACGAGATCGACCGACTTGTACGACTTACTATTTCTGGATTTAAGTGAGAACAAGCTGGCTCGCTTTCCGCTCCTCCCAGCGAACAACACCATCCGGCATCTAGACCTTTCACGCAACCAGCTGCAGAGCATCAACATGACCGACATGCCAGAAATGAAGACCCATGTGGTTTTGAATCACCTGAGATACTTAGACTTGAGTTACAACCAACTCAAGGACACGCCGCAGTCCTTTTTCCACACAATGACATCCCTGGAGGTGCTGAACGTGAGCAACAACTGCATAGATTCGTTTTCTATCGACGATAAGAACCTTCTCCCCGCAGTGACAATCATCAACCTTAACTATAATTCTTTACAGAGACTTTCATTCGGCGAAGCTACTCTACAATCCTTGCGACAGCTTTTACTACAAGGAAACGACCTTAGCACCCTTGAACaggaaacatttaaaacatttccaaGTCTAAACCTCCTGCAGCTCCAGGAAAACAACCTGAAAGTCTGTCCCTCGGATACAAAACTATCTCCGTCGGACCCCAACCACATCCATCGTCCAGACTGTGTCTCTTTCTCTTTCATTCCCAGTCTAAAGTCACTTTATCTTTCTCAGAACAACCTAAATAGTTTACCTTTAAGGGCATTTGCTGGCACCCGTCTGAGCCTGCTGGACTTGTCCCTCAATCCGGGTTTGGAAATGCATCCTGACTCTCTATCCGGTCTTGAGCACACCCTAATCCACCTGTTCCTGAGGGAAAACAACATTTCCAAGCTGAACACGGACATTTCCTCCTTGACAAGCCTCAAACTGGTAGACCTGTCCACCAACCAGTtaaccagtctccccactttgACCAGTGAGTCGTCCATAGAAACTCTTAATCTGCAGAACAACAGCTTAGTCACCCTAGAGCACAGCACCATGGTCGCTCTGGAACGCTCGCTGAAAACGCTCTACGTGGGTTCCAACCCTCTCAACTGCTGCAGCAACCTCGGCTTCCTGTACTTGGTCCAGCACTCCGCCGTGGTGGTGCCCGACATCGAGACAGTCACTTGCCTTCTCCAGGAGGACTCGGAACCGAtcaatataaaaaatgtaaaccGAGAGATGTGTCATCGACCGAAGAAAGCGAGCTACATCTTCGGTATCGTCGTGATCGTGCTGTTCACGATGATCACGTTGGGACTGCTGGTGAAATACTGCAAGTCGAGGAAACGGAAGCGCATCAGAAGGTTTAGCGTATGA